GCCCGGAATAAAGACTCCCACGATGAAGAGGTTGAACAACAATACGGTCCAGCTCGCCATTTGTGCGCCTCCATCGCTGTAGTGCGAGGCCTTGGCCGCCCAGCGACGACGTTGTCGCCACCATTCGCTGTACGATTCGGGAGGCGGGGTGTTCACCATAGCTTTCGAAGACCACACAAAATCAATAGATTCCGGTTTCGCCTTGGCCTCGTGCAGCAGAAATAAGTCGTCTCCACTCATGATATCCAAATCCGCACGCCCCTTCCAGACACTCATAAAGAAGGGTTTCCTCACGGCCATGTTGGCTCCGTTCACCATGAGGGCATCACCTATTCCTATAGACCCTCCGGCCGAGGCGATAAGGCTGCCGAATTCAAGGGCCATATATCGGTGTCGTGGCCGGCGCGCCGGCGCAAAACGCACTGGTCCGCCCACGAGCACCTTATCCGGACTAAGAAACCGAGCCATTTCGCTCAGCCATGTAGGTTCGGGAGCCGTATCGGCATCGGTACAGATGACCCAAGGTGTATCGGCCTGTTCAAAGCCGAGGTGGACAGCGTGTTTTTTTCCTTCTCGCCCTGCGGGCAGATGAAGAACTCGGAAATCCAGCTCATAGTACTTCGCTTTCTCTTGTAGTTCTCGCGAACCCTCATCGCTACTGTGGTCATCGATAAACAGATACGTGACGGACGCATGGAAATCCTGCCGCGAGGCAGCATAACAAAACCGTTCCCACGAACCGAGTTCATTGCGAAAGGGAACGACCACGGTTAGGTTGGGCAGCGACTCCTTTTGCGTTGGCCGGCGGTCGATGAGTCGGTCGATTCCGTTGCGGTACGTGAATATTTGGCGGCCGTAAGCCACAATGAGTACGAGGGCGATGATCCAGAGGAGAATGCTCATTGGGATTAACGTTTGATCGGATGCTTGATCAGAAGAAGCAAGCCCGCCATGAGTGGTAAGAGGGTTTGGAACGCCCAGTTCAAGAACGAGGCGAGAAGTACTTTGTCAGGAGACATGCCCAGGGGTTCGGCCAAGGCGATGGCCGTTCCGCTCCGCACTACAATACTTAGGATCGAGGCTACCGGAATAATGATCGATAAGATGAAGTTCGCCTGGACGACGCATGCAATGAGTAGAATATTAGGATGGATACCCAAGGCGAACCAAATGAGTATGTTTCCGACCGAATAAGTCACATACCTCAGTAGAGCCCAACGGAGGTTTGCATGTAGAACCGATGAGCTTAATTGGCTCCCGGATGGAATTCGATGCATCCAATTGGACCACGCGGCCGGAATCAGCCTAGCGAGCCATTCGCCTCCGTCGCGGTAAAGCAGGTACGCGGGATACTGAAGCGCGAGCCAGATTCCAAGAAACGTCCAGAAGGCCCAAGCCGGAGCTTCGGGAACCATCGTGAGGTATATGGCAGCCGGAATACCGGCGACCAATGAGGTGATGAGTGTTTGGCCGTATGTATTGAGCCATTGCCGGCCGACAGCGAGCCATCGGACCGCTTGCGGAACCAGCATCGCTCGTGCCCCGTACTCCCCCACCTTCCCCGGGGTTAGGATTCCGCCCGCCAAGGCCAACAGAACCGTTTTCATGGCCGATCCGAGCGACTGTTGAAACTCGGAGGAAAAAAGGACGCGCCATTTTTGGGCTTCGAAAGCCCAATTGAGCAATGCGATGATGACCATGCAAACCACAAGTACCACCGGGTTCAATGCCCAATCGATTTGAAGCAGGCGAATGGGGCCGTAGGCCATCCGAAAATGGAGCATGCGGTCGTAGATGTACCAAAGACATCCCGCTACAATGACTACCTTTAAAAGCACCAGGGCGTATTTACGCATGGCCTAAACATACGTTAAATCGGAGGAGTGAGCGATAAAATCATATTGGGTATTGACCCCGGAACGCAAGTGATGGGGTACGGGGTGATCGAATGTCACGGCAAACAGGTGACGTACAAGGATATGGGAGTGTATCGGATGCACTACAAAACCGGTGATCACTTCTACAGGCTACATTCCGTATACAAGAACATGATGGACCTGATCGAAAAGGTGCGGCCCGATGAAATGGCCGTGGAATCTCCGTATTTCGGAAAGAACGTTCAGTCGATGCTGAAATTAGGTCGTGCGCAAGGGGTGATCATGGCAACTTCATTCCGGTTTCAGATTCCCGTGTTCGAGTATTCCCCACGGCGAATCAAGCAAGCCATTACGGGTCAAGGTGCCTCGAGCAAGGAGCAGGTCGCAGGAATGCTCGAGAATTTATTGCAGATCAAAGACATGAAAGGCCCACTTGACGCTACGGACGGACTTGCAGCGGCGGTGTGCCATCATTTTTCCAGTTCCGGATCCGTTTCAACGGGCGGACACAAAGACTGGGGTGATTTTCTGAAAAAGAACCCGGATCGACTGGATTGATCAAAAGGCCGCAGCGATCTCCATGGCGGTTTGCTCCATGACTTCAGCAGCAAACTCTTTCTTTGGGGCCGAAAAATTGATGTCTCCGACGTGATTTATGGGCACGAGGTGAATATGAGCGTGAGGCACTTCTAAACCGATTACAGCGACTCCAACGCGCTCACAGGGAATGGCCTTATCGATGGCCTTGGCCACTTTCTGAGCAAACGCCCAAAATTTCTCGTGAGCCTGCGGCTCGATGTCAAAAATATAATCCGTTTCGACCTTTGGGATCACTAATACGTGTCCACGTGCCAAAGGCTGAATATCCAAGAAGGCCAGGTGACGATCATCCTCTGCCACTTTGTAGCTGGGGATATCGCCATTAACAATACGAGTGAAAATGGAGGCCATTAGCTTCGGGTGATTTCGAGTATCTCGAATTCGATCTCCCCGGCCGGAACCTGAATCTTTGCGGTATCTCCAACGGACTTCCCAAGGATTCCCTTTCCAATCGGGCTATTTACAGATATGCGGCCCGATTTGAGGTCGGCCTCGGTTTCGGAAACCAAGGTGTACTTCATCTGAGCCCCGTTATTCTTGTTCTTAACCGTTACGGTAGACAGAATGAGTGCCTTGGAAGTGTCCATTTGACTTTCATCGACTATACGTGCATTGGAGATCAACTCCTTCAACTTGGATATTTTCAGCTCCAAGAGACCTTGAGCCTCTTTGGCAGCGTCGTACTCCGCGTTCTCGGATAAATCCCCTTTGTCGCGAGCTTCAGCGATCTGCTGTGAGATCTTTGGACGCTCTACGTACTCGAGTTCTTCCAGTTCTTTCTTGAGCTTCTTGAGCCCTTCAGGCGTATAATAGGATAGCGTTGACATAGCTACTTCGCGTTTAAAACATGTTGGGTGTGTGCCCCTAAACCAAAAGAAGACCGATGAACCGGTCTCCTTGGAGCCGAGCAATATACAAAAAAGAAAGGCACCTCGGTGTGAGGCGCCTTTACTCTATCTATTACTGGTTTGTTACTTACAGAGAGATCTTGGCGCCAAAAGTGGTGAATCCACCCAAGTCTCGAGTGTGTCGGTAGGCGTAATCGATACCGAAGGTCGTTCCTCCGTCATCCAAAGGCACTTCGAAACTCAATCCTCCGTTAAATCCAGAGAAGATCGTTTGAGCCGTCGCGGCATCAAAGATTTCGCTTTCATACACATAACCGGCACGAAGCATAACCCATTCTTTGTAGCTGTACTCACATCCCGCACCAATTTGGTCACGAGTAAAAGAGTTAGACGTAAAGTTGGCAGCAACGGTCAATCGGTTATCCGGGAACAAGAAGTCGTACGATCCACCGATGTTCAACAACGAAGGCAACTCGAAGTTGCTCGAACGCTGCTGTACCGTTTGGTCATACGTTCCGAACAAAGTTCCCAAGCTGAGTGACAATCCATCACCTTGGAAGCTCATGGCCGGACCGACGTTCTTGAGACCGATACCGAACTTGATGTTGTCTTGCTCACCTTTCACGTACTGGATACCAGCATCGAAACAAACACCTGCGCCGTTCAAATCGGGTATGCTATGACTGATCAATTTCACGGTAACACCACCATAAATGTTCTCGGTAAACTTCTTAGCATAAGAAACTCCCAAGTTCAAGTAAGTGGCGCTGTAGGTTCCTAAACCACCCTCGGGCGATCCAGTAGTGGTGATCTCAATATCACCAAAACCCATGGCCATTAGCGTAACACTCAATGCTCCGGTTTCACCCACACGCTGGGTGAAACCAAAGGCATCGACATTAATATCAGCATCTCCGAACCAGTCGGTGTGAGAGAATACTAGTTCAGTTTTCTCAGTGAAAGCCGTTCCTGCAACATTGAGAAATACGGCTTCAACTCCTCGTGCTCCGGCAGTATTGACGCCTCCCCAGCCCGCTGAACGGGCCCAAGGATTGATCAACAACTCTGCGGCACCGGCAGAACCCGCACGTTGTTCATTACCTGCTTGTCCTTGAAACGGCAGCAACAGAAGTGCCGCAACAAAGGCTGGTAACGCTATCTGTAGATATCTTTTCATAATCATTGGTTTCAAGATTCGACGTTTTGGGTTCATTAGAATGTATCGAGGTCAACTGGACGCATAGATCCAAACCATTTCACGAAGGTTTCTCCAATACCTTCAGCTTTCACGTGGATCACGTACATACCACTGGCGATCGGAACCGCATTGGTATTCTTCAGATCCCACTCGATAAACGTGCTCGGATTGTCCTTGTTGAATCGACGCACAAGTGCACCATTGGTCGTGTAAACCGACACTACACAACGAGGTGGAAGGTTCGTGATCTTCACGCGATTATCGAGCTGATTGGTCTCATAGGCTGAGTATGCGTAGTACGGGTTAGGCACCACACGTACAATGCTCAGAGCATTCTCCGCTGTATTGTTATCGTTCGTGATCGTGGCAACATCATCAGTGTTGAACTGATAAACCGGATTTCCGGAGTTGCTTCCATCAATCTCGTAGGCATCATACTCTTTGCTGACACGCAGCTTCACAGTAACATCCGTTGCCAACAAGTCTTGTCCCGGCTCAAGCAATGGTATACTTACCCAAGTACAAGCAGCAAACACCTGACGCTTATTTACATTTGTAGGATCATTCAGTGCATCGTAGTATGGGTTCATCGTTTCATCATCGCCCATATACGGTGCTAGTTCCCCTTGATACTCTGAATTCATTATGTACAAGAAGTGCTTACCGCCAAAAGCTACTTGACCAAGGGTGTTGATCTCTGTAGAAGTCGGGTTGAACAACATGTCGTTTCCGTTCTGACCAGATTGCCAGCTGTCCTCGGCAAACATAATATTCAATCGAACACCCTTCTCCAGGTCTAACGCATATCCTGGGAACCATCCCCAACCTGTACTACCTGAAGCATCTGGATTTCCGTCCTTATCTACTGAAGGGGCCGCACGAAAATT
This sequence is a window from Flavobacteriales bacterium. Protein-coding genes within it:
- a CDS encoding glycosyltransferase encodes the protein MSILLWIIALVLIVAYGRQIFTYRNGIDRLIDRRPTQKESLPNLTVVVPFRNELGSWERFCYAASRQDFHASVTYLFIDDHSSDEGSRELQEKAKYYELDFRVLHLPAGREGKKHAVHLGFEQADTPWVICTDADTAPEPTWLSEMARFLSPDKVLVGGPVRFAPARRPRHRYMALEFGSLIASAGGSIGIGDALMVNGANMAVRKPFFMSVWKGRADLDIMSGDDLFLLHEAKAKPESIDFVWSSKAMVNTPPPESYSEWWRQRRRWAAKASHYSDGGAQMASWTVLLFNLFIVGVFIPGVQRGHWYGAWWWTLAAKFIIDYPMLQRFADLDGKKLSMTDAIATAILYPFAIVGTAIHSQLGNVKWKGREGKA
- the ruvC gene encoding crossover junction endodeoxyribonuclease RuvC, which codes for MGGVSDKIILGIDPGTQVMGYGVIECHGKQVTYKDMGVYRMHYKTGDHFYRLHSVYKNMMDLIEKVRPDEMAVESPYFGKNVQSMLKLGRAQGVIMATSFRFQIPVFEYSPRRIKQAITGQGASSKEQVAGMLENLLQIKDMKGPLDATDGLAAAVCHHFSSSGSVSTGGHKDWGDFLKKNPDRLD
- a CDS encoding HIT family protein is translated as MASIFTRIVNGDIPSYKVAEDDRHLAFLDIQPLARGHVLVIPKVETDYIFDIEPQAHEKFWAFAQKVAKAIDKAIPCERVGVAVIGLEVPHAHIHLVPINHVGDINFSAPKKEFAAEVMEQTAMEIAAAF
- the greA gene encoding transcription elongation factor GreA, whose product is MSTLSYYTPEGLKKLKKELEELEYVERPKISQQIAEARDKGDLSENAEYDAAKEAQGLLELKISKLKELISNARIVDESQMDTSKALILSTVTVKNKNNGAQMKYTLVSETEADLKSGRISVNSPIGKGILGKSVGDTAKIQVPAGEIEFEILEITRS
- a CDS encoding PorV/PorQ family protein, with translation MKRYLQIALPAFVAALLLLPFQGQAGNEQRAGSAGAAELLINPWARSAGWGGVNTAGARGVEAVFLNVAGTAFTEKTELVFSHTDWFGDADINVDAFGFTQRVGETGALSVTLMAMGFGDIEITTTGSPEGGLGTYSATYLNLGVSYAKKFTENIYGGVTVKLISHSIPDLNGAGVCFDAGIQYVKGEQDNIKFGIGLKNVGPAMSFQGDGLSLSLGTLFGTYDQTVQQRSSNFELPSLLNIGGSYDFLFPDNRLTVAANFTSNSFTRDQIGAGCEYSYKEWVMLRAGYVYESEIFDAATAQTIFSGFNGGLSFEVPLDDGGTTFGIDYAYRHTRDLGGFTTFGAKISL